The segment caTATTCTTGTACACCAATCTTGTGCCAACAATGGTGTGGCCTTGCGGTTTTGGAACGAGCTGCCATACCTTGTTCCTTTTGAATTctttcagttcttcttgcattgcggaaATTCAGTCTAGTTCAAGTAACGCTTCTTTGATCGATCAAGGTTCGATTGAGGACAAGAACGCTGCATAGTGGTAGTGATCGGATAAGTACTTGGATGATCGAGTCTGGATTCCTGCAGATGGGTTGCCaatgatttgacctggtgggtggtctctcgtccatacgtgtagacgaggtattagatgatcagcagctgcggtggAGGGAATCTCTTCAATATCATAAGACTCTGCAGTTGGAGAAGGTAGTTCCCCCTAGATTTGAGAACATCCTGTTGAAGTATCTTGAGCTGGGAAGGCGGGATTAGATTTATCTTGGGCAGATGGCAAAGGATCCTACTGGAGTGTAGAAGGCAGTTCGCCTTGAACCtgcgaaggttccccctggattgcggatgggagtgTGATAACCCTTGAGTATGTTCTTGTGTCAATGTGTTTTATattttcatcatccgaatccgaagaaaTGTTTGATGGTTGAAATTCTCTACATATTGGAGCTTCATCTTCTGGTAtcggaacctcgatggttgttgtgTGGTCCTGAGTGgagttttccccctcaaccggcgagGTGGAAGTATTTAGCGATACTTCTTCAGATGCTGTTGGACCAGATACATCTGTATGTTGTTGCTGAGCTTCTACAGACACGTGAACTTCGGATAACTTGGCTGTATCAAcaggatcaaagagatcatcatagtttaTTTCAACTAGATTTAATGGACCCAAAGAGGCAGGGATATCACTCTCTAGAATTGCAGTGGTTTCAGTTGACGGAGCGGAGTTGCGGATGTGATAGTCATCAAACTTTACATTGAAGCTTTCAATTATCAACCTTGTTCGTCTAATGAGAACTCGATAAGAAACTTTGTTAGTGAAGTAtccaaggaagatgccttcatcagactttgcTGTGAATTTATTGAGGTGATCTTTGTTGTTTATTACGAAGCATCTACACCCAAATATATGAAAGAATCGAACATTTGGCTTGCGGTTGTTAagaccttcatatggtgttttgttgagacgtttACACATAATGCTTCGATTTTGAACAAAACAGGTTGTGGCcactgcttcggcccagaagtagagaggaagattTGCAAAATTGCGATTCCTTcgttctactacaccattttgttgtggtgtgtaaggagctgagaagttgtgtgtAATCTCTTTAGAAACTAAGAAAATATTTAGAAGATGATTAGTAAACTCGGTTCCATTGTCACTTCGGATACGTCTATTGGTAACTTGATCTGAAGTTTGatttccttgatgaagttgatcaaaACCTGTGGTTTTTTTGACTTGAGTCGAAGGAAGAAGACCCATATGAAACGTGAGAAGTCATTCACAATAACCCatatgtattttttgtgatgaagactggctacagTAGATTGATCGCGGAGATCAATGTGTAAAAGTTCTAATGGTTCAGAGATTGAGGAATCAATCACCGTAGGATAACTTGCCTTGAATTGCTTTACACATTCACATGCAGAACAGAGAGtatcattgctgaacttgagGATTGGAAGACCTCTGACTAGTTATCCGGTGACCAAGTTGTTAATGTATCTGAAGTTAAGATCAGCGAGCTTGCAGttccatagccagctgacttcagATACAACTTTGGATAGAAAGCATAACTATGATTTGCCTTTGATCAGAGATACATCCAGAGGGTACATAGTACCTTCGGATCTGGACTTGATCAGACAAGTGCTCCTATCGCTTGTCATTACATAGCAACGTTGGTCATCAAATTCAACATGATGACCTTCTTTACATAGTTGACGAACActtatgagattgtgtttaaggccttctacataagcaaccttttgaatagagaagtttctcgtagtgagaacaccgtaacctcggattaTTCCGTTAGCATTGTTCCCAAaagtgacatttccaccgttgcaAATTGGCCTAAAGTcttgaaggtattctaaccttcccgtcatgtgcaaggagcaagcactatcgattaaccattcttcttcttgttcctccttgcacaaggcctgaaaattacacggttagtttaggcatccaaactagtttggagcctgggaCAATAGATGAGCTCTGATTGATGCATGAAAAGAGGTTGCACAGACTGGTTTTCTGTCAACTTTGAATCCTAGTCCTAGGTGTTTGTGAGTTTTTGGAATGTAGTGCCTTTTTGAAAAGATACGAGGTTTTTGAAAAGTATAAGTTTTGACATTAGAAAACTTTTTCTGACAATTGCATTGACATTGACATGCTGaaattttgtcttttgttttgGCACTATGTTTGGTCAGTGGTCGGAAGGATGTAGTTGAATTGTCACTTCATGTATCAACACCTCtcctttcatgaatagatctggtcgatcGTCGATATTGTGGTCAACTTAAGCACGAAAATTTGTGATAAATTTTAGGAATGCTATCAGTGACAGGACATATTGATCCTAAGTTACTAGATAAAAattcctaaggaccatttatctgacgacgaccaaagatattgttgtccacctaaattgagcagcgagatctatagacaatctataATTGTTCAATTCtagatgtactagaacatgtttcctgcttcctgacataccccaataatcaagaacttctgagatactccttactttaggtgagcagaatattattcatagagaggatagatttagaatgcatatgtcgTATACTTAGGTCGGatctttcaatcacgcagagagtGAAACATATGACCGACTAGAATTTTAGAGGGAtttagaagtagaaggttgcatatgctgtgtaccggGTCGGATTGTTAATAacacaaaggagacagcatatggctaacagatacgaagaattgcatagataaaagatgcagagaaatagagttgcatatgttgcagtgcAGGTCGGATCTTTCGACCACATAGAGGAGGCAACGTATGACTAACAGTAGGAGAGAAAGAAAATAAGTTCCTATAGACCTACTTTATTGGAATTACCCAGACGCCCTATcaataccagaattaaggacaaaatccgtacATCGAGGAAGAGTTAAAAcatagttctagatacgggttctttaatgtgactggtggattctcatgtatatctccctgctcaacctacccaagcgtcatattgtcaggctaaacggaactatctaggtcaagatttatcaagtctctagattccttaagttcatctgagcctagtcaagtccattaaatttttcgtgcctaccaacgcatcgaacatagagcctagacaattcagcctTGGTACCTTACACAGACTCAGATTGCATGTTATCATAAATTTTATACCACTTCCCATCACATCACTTTTcagaaatatttttgatttttctgtttttctaatgtttttggatttctgattttctattgtttttggatttttttaattttctaatttttgtttggtttttgtttatttctccccctaaatttgtgcatgggaaagaatgaaattaaaatgcacaaaatttaaactaacctaaacaaaaattaatcctcaaagctaatcattttcaaaaagtttaccagcacatcgaatcgagctttgttaaacggcttggtgaacagatccgccacagTATTATCAGTGTGAACCTGTTCTTGCCGAATGAGCgagcgctcataacaatctctgataaaatgaactttgatgtcgatgtgcttggtttttgagtgttggagcggatttttagcaatttggatCGCAACCTCATTATGACAAAATataggggtttcttgaaaattcaaatCGTAATCCAACAGATGATGTTagatccatatgacttgagagcAACAGGCAGATGCAGCTACGTATTCCGCTTCTACTGTTGAGCTCGAGATAGTAttctgcttcttgcattgccaagaTACCAGCCTATCTCCGAGAAATTGACATCAACCTGAAGTCGATTTTCTGTCAAGCTCGCAACCTCCATAATTGCTGTCTGCAAAAGCATAAATATCAAATTcggaatttttcggataccaaagacccagttttgggctGCCTTTAAGGTATCGAAAAATCCttttaacagcaataagatgaaacggtttaggattagcctggtagcGCGTGCATTGACAGACTGCAAACATAATGTCTGGGCGACTCATAGTTAGATACATCAGCGAttcgatcatcgatctgtagtacatttgatctacggattcgccttcaAGATCAGGAGTCAGCAGTGGCCTCTCCGCCATGGGCGTCAAAGCAGGTTTAGCGTCTCTAAACCTGAACTTCTCGAGCATATCGTCCACATATTTGGCTTGATGAATCAGGATTCCGGCTGAACATTTTTTAacttgaagccccaaaaacatggtcatctccCCTAATGAACTCATCTTGAATCGCTTTTTCATGACATCCTCGAACTCCTTGCATAGCTGAGGACTCATCGACCGGAAAATGATATCGTCCACGTATATTTGGACACGAATCTGTTATGCACCGACATGCTTGATGAATAGGGTCTGATCGATAGTTTCGTGGGAATAACCATGGTGGAGCAAGTGCTGTGTGAGAGTAGCATACCAGGCTCTGGGAACTTCATGCAGCCCATACAAAGCCTTGTCTAACTTGTAGATATGGTTAGGAAGTTTTGAGTtaacaaacccaggaggttggtcaacataaatctcctccttctccttgccatacaagaaagcCGTcatgacgtccatttgatataaggtgaagttcatgtaggaagcataagcgaggaagatacgaatagcctccaagcgtgCCACCAAAGCATAGACTtttgtataatcaagaccctcaatttGTCTGAACCCACGGACCACCAATCTTGCCTTATTACGTTAATGACACCCGAATCATCTTGCTTGTTCCGAAACACCCATCTAGTGTCGAGAGATTTCTTGCCTTTAGGCAGctcaaccaacttccaaaccccgagcCTTTCGAATTGATTGATCTCGTCATGCATGGCATCTACCcatgttcatgaatgttcataaaGAATGGTGTAGAGGAAAGagaagtacaagaaaaccctttaaAACAAGAAGGAAAAGTAAGGGAGGGTGTAAGATTTTCGTGAATACCTTGAAGAATAGCCTTAGAAGATGAATATTTGACTGTGGAGAGGTGTTCTTGACTGAATATTTtcgtgagtttagagagagagagaggaggagagtTTGAGAGTTGAAagggtggagtgtgagagagagtgaagagagaAGTGGAAGAGTGGGGATTGTGTTTTAATGATTGAagttttgggaagagagagcaTGGGGGAGAGGGGGTGTCGGATTTTTGAGTGTATTAAAGGCCCTCTCTCTcctaatttaaattaaatacatttccctctttaatttttataaaaccttaatttttataaaagtgtttctTTAAGCAattcttgatttatttaaaaatcttgtttttaactagtaaattatgattaatgtatgataatgtcacaccccaaaacaaagATCGGTgcaaacgttccggggtggagaacgtcatgtgaagtatcataaccgtgtaaagtagtaaacaagcaacaacatcatccattgcattaaaagtaaagttttaatacatgtgtgttctttcataatgtacaataataaaatgaataatcaaaataagacgagtcttgtctgtgctccgtcttctcaaaacctggccatcgtacctgtctaaccggtgacctgagaatacaagttattttgaaagcgagtatcagcctaaagctggtgaattcataagtatttaagtgtcattgccttgttttggaaagctgttatgaatgctatgtaaatctttaaatgaaacagttgatataagtatgaaaaaccctagaaaatcccatgttTCCTACTAGTAaggaatgtagtcttctaccaagacccgaatgtttcgtcatgacaatgtagtcttctaccaagacccgaatgttttgttatgacaatgtagtcttctaccaagacccgaatgttttgttatgacaatgtagtcttctaccaagacccgaatgttttgctattataatgatagtttttccttctttttgactattacaaacagtacttagtctaactcatcgtttatgtgaatgtatcacaaaataaagtaaataggaaaagaatataatagtcttctaccaagactcgaatgttttgctatgataatgatagtttttccttcttt is part of the Lactuca sativa cultivar Salinas chromosome 7, Lsat_Salinas_v11, whole genome shotgun sequence genome and harbors:
- the LOC128127324 gene encoding uncharacterized mitochondrial protein AtMg00810-like; translation: MSPQLCKEFEDVMKKRFKMSSLGEMTMFLGLQVKKCSAGILIHQAKYVDDMLEKFRFRDAKPALTPMAERPLLTPDLEGESVDQMYYRSMIESLMYLTMSRPDIMFAVCQCTRYQANPKPFHLIAVKRIFRYLKGSPKLGLWYPKNSEFDIYAFADSNYGGCELDRKSTSG